A portion of the Blastopirellula sediminis genome contains these proteins:
- a CDS encoding metallophosphoesterase family protein, giving the protein MKRAIVSDIHGNLEALTAVMTDIASIGVTQIYCLGDIIGYGPNPRECVDAARRFDFCILGNHDQAALFDPEGFSQGAERAIFWTREQLETGGDTDPEVAKRWKFLCELPRTRIEGDWMYVHGSARNPLNEYVFPEDVYNSRKLERIFSIIPKYCLQGHTHVPGVFADDFTFVASADLENSRYRLGQRKLMVNVGSVGQPRDGDPRSSYVVLHDDEVEFRRVPYDFHVTAAKIRGIDSLDNTQADRLSDGR; this is encoded by the coding sequence ATGAAACGCGCGATCGTCAGCGACATCCACGGAAATCTCGAAGCGCTGACGGCAGTGATGACCGATATCGCCTCGATCGGAGTCACCCAGATTTACTGTCTGGGGGACATCATCGGCTACGGTCCGAATCCGCGCGAATGCGTCGACGCCGCGCGGCGGTTCGATTTCTGCATTCTCGGCAACCACGATCAGGCCGCCTTGTTTGATCCGGAAGGCTTCAGCCAGGGCGCCGAGCGGGCGATCTTCTGGACCCGCGAGCAACTGGAAACCGGCGGCGATACCGATCCGGAAGTCGCCAAACGGTGGAAATTTTTGTGCGAATTGCCGCGAACTCGGATCGAGGGGGACTGGATGTACGTACACGGTTCAGCCCGCAACCCGCTGAACGAGTACGTTTTTCCCGAGGACGTCTACAACAGCCGCAAGCTGGAGCGGATTTTCTCGATCATTCCGAAGTATTGCCTCCAGGGGCATACCCATGTTCCCGGCGTTTTTGCCGATGATTTCACCTTCGTCGCTTCGGCCGATCTCGAAAATAGTCGCTATCGGCTGGGGCAGCGGAAATTGATGGTGAATGTGGGAAGCGTAGGGCAGCCGCGAGACGGCGATCCGCGCAGCAGTTACGTGGTGCTTCACGACGACGAAGTCGAATTTCGCCGCGTTCCGTACGATTTTCACGTGACGGCCGCCAAGATTCGGGGAATCGATAGTCTCGACAACACTCAGGCCGACCGCCTTTCGGACGGGCGTTAA
- a CDS encoding metallophosphoesterase family protein, with protein MKRALISDIHGNLEALTAVLDDIRQQGITEIYCLGDVIGYGPNPVECLDLIRRKCTMCLLGNHDQAALFDPDGFNPVAFRAILWTRDQIDNSTGGPNLVNERWDFLGELPRTHVEPSRLFVHGSPRDPTNEYVFPEDVYNQRKMENLFDRLDQFCFQGHTHIPGIFTPSLEFFGPDECDNVYRLGDEKAMFNVGSVGQPRDGDPRSCYVILTEESVMYRRVEYDFNVTAKKIYEIPDLDNMLGDRLKEGR; from the coding sequence TTGAAACGAGCGCTGATTAGCGACATTCATGGCAATCTAGAAGCGCTGACCGCGGTTCTGGATGACATTCGACAGCAGGGTATCACCGAGATCTACTGCCTGGGGGATGTTATCGGATATGGACCGAATCCGGTCGAGTGCCTGGACCTGATCCGTCGCAAATGCACGATGTGCCTTCTGGGCAATCACGATCAAGCGGCCCTGTTTGATCCGGACGGTTTCAACCCGGTCGCGTTTCGCGCGATCTTGTGGACCCGCGATCAGATCGACAATTCGACCGGCGGCCCCAACCTGGTGAACGAACGCTGGGACTTTCTGGGGGAACTTCCCCGCACGCACGTGGAGCCGAGTCGGCTGTTCGTGCATGGCTCGCCGCGCGACCCAACAAACGAATACGTCTTTCCGGAAGATGTCTACAATCAACGGAAGATGGAAAACCTGTTCGATCGGCTCGACCAGTTCTGCTTCCAGGGACACACCCACATCCCGGGGATCTTCACGCCGAGCCTCGAGTTCTTCGGACCGGACGAATGCGACAACGTTTATCGTCTCGGTGACGAGAAGGCGATGTTCAACGTCGGCAGCGTCGGCCAGCCGCGTGACGGAGACCCGCGTTCGTGCTACGTGATCCTGACGGAAGAGTCGGTGATGTACCGTCGCGTCGAATACGATTTCAACGTCACCGCCAAGAAGATCTACGAAATTCCGGACCTCGACAACATGTTGGGAGACCGGTTGAAGGAAGGCAGATAG
- a CDS encoding Gfo/Idh/MocA family protein, with protein MTMNNNRRNFLKISAAAGVGYWASNMQAAESKSPNEQINFACIGVQGKGSSDSRDASRSGNIVAICDIDDNNLDKAAKEFEGAKKYNDFRKMLDEMDKEIDAVTVSTPDHCHAVVSADAMKRGKHCFTQKPLTHSIWEARRLGEIAKENKVVTQMGNQGTSHAGLRRAAEVIQSGAIGTVAEVHVWTNRPIWPQGQGYDEAEAAPKTVHWDNFIGPAKMIDYRPNIHPFKWRGYWEFGTGALGDMACHTVNMPYMALKLRDPVSVEAVTSGHNGITYPKWSTITFDFPELNGRPALKLYWYDGGKMPDNALLDGVPRNGEGKVADSGCLLVGDKGRLYSSSDYGASFQLLPEEAYKNYEGPAETIPRSPGHFKEFADAIKGGPEPMSNFPNYAGPLSETILLGNLSVWAGKKIEWDAQNMVAKNAPEVAEIIRPTYREGYTL; from the coding sequence ATGACAATGAATAACAACCGTCGTAATTTTTTGAAGATTTCGGCGGCTGCTGGCGTCGGTTACTGGGCGTCGAACATGCAAGCGGCGGAATCGAAGTCGCCGAACGAACAAATCAATTTCGCTTGCATCGGCGTGCAGGGTAAAGGTTCGAGCGATTCTCGTGACGCCAGCCGTTCGGGCAATATCGTCGCGATCTGCGATATCGACGACAACAACCTCGACAAAGCCGCGAAGGAATTCGAGGGCGCGAAGAAGTACAACGACTTCCGCAAGATGCTCGATGAAATGGACAAAGAGATCGACGCTGTGACGGTCAGCACGCCGGACCATTGCCACGCCGTCGTCTCGGCCGACGCGATGAAGCGCGGTAAGCACTGCTTCACGCAGAAGCCGCTGACCCACAGCATCTGGGAAGCTCGTCGCTTGGGCGAAATCGCCAAAGAAAACAAAGTGGTTACCCAGATGGGCAACCAGGGTACCTCGCACGCTGGTCTACGTCGCGCCGCCGAAGTGATTCAGTCGGGCGCCATCGGTACCGTCGCTGAAGTTCACGTCTGGACGAATCGTCCGATCTGGCCGCAAGGTCAAGGTTACGACGAAGCCGAAGCGGCTCCGAAGACCGTCCACTGGGACAACTTCATCGGTCCGGCCAAGATGATCGACTACCGCCCGAACATTCATCCCTTCAAGTGGCGCGGTTACTGGGAATTCGGCACCGGCGCCCTCGGCGACATGGCCTGTCATACGGTCAACATGCCGTACATGGCGCTGAAGCTGCGTGACCCGGTCTCGGTCGAAGCGGTCACCTCGGGCCACAACGGCATCACCTATCCGAAATGGTCGACCATCACCTTCGACTTCCCGGAACTGAACGGTCGCCCGGCCTTGAAGCTGTACTGGTATGACGGCGGTAAGATGCCTGACAACGCGCTGCTGGACGGCGTGCCGCGCAACGGCGAAGGCAAAGTGGCCGACAGCGGCTGCTTGCTGGTCGGCGACAAGGGGCGTCTCTACTCGTCGAGCGACTACGGCGCCAGCTTCCAGCTGTTGCCGGAAGAAGCCTACAAGAATTACGAAGGACCGGCCGAAACGATTCCGCGTTCGCCGGGTCACTTCAAAGAATTCGCCGACGCCATCAAGGGCGGTCCGGAACCGATGTCGAACTTCCCCAACTACGCTGGCCCGTTGTCCGAGACGATCCTGCTCGGCAACCTGTCGGTTTGGGCGGGCAAGAAGATCGAATGGGACGCCCAGAACATGGTCGCCAAGAATGCTCCGGAAGTCGCCGAGATCATTCGTCCGACCTATCGCGAAGGTTACACGCTGTAA
- a CDS encoding sulfatase: protein MIRLAFCALLALPFFTSLALAEKPNILFIAIDDQNDWIGCLGGHPQAKTPYIDALAARGTVFLNAHCQAPLCNSSRTSLLTGLRPSTTGIHGLAPWFRDVDSLSDLVTLPQYLRKNGYTSYSTGKIFHGNYGRHPKKDDEFDHLGPASAVGAKPKEKLVQTPAPHPLVDWGTFPHRDEDKGDYHVASWAVETLDNKPKEPFFLSVGFFLPHVPCYATQKWFDLYPEDEVQLPPFMQEDRDDTPRFSWYLHWKLPEPRQKFLVESGEWRNLVRSYLACTSFVDDQVGRVMKALEANGYADNTVVVLWSDHGWHLGEKGITGKNTLWDRSTRVPLIFAGPGVAIQGKCTQPVELLDIYPTLIDLCGLPAKGDLEGLSLTPQLQDAKAERERPAITTHNQGNHGIRTEKWRYIHYADGSEELYDMQSDPQEINNLADKPELAEVKKELASWLPKVDVHAAPGSAHRILTYDDNIPIWEGEVIHKDDPIPEL, encoded by the coding sequence ATGATTCGTCTTGCCTTCTGTGCGCTCCTCGCACTCCCGTTTTTCACGTCGCTCGCGCTTGCCGAAAAGCCCAACATCCTGTTCATCGCCATCGATGATCAAAACGATTGGATCGGCTGTCTCGGCGGACATCCTCAAGCGAAGACTCCTTACATCGACGCGCTCGCCGCCCGCGGCACCGTCTTCTTGAACGCCCACTGTCAGGCGCCCCTTTGCAATTCGTCCCGCACCAGTTTGTTGACGGGACTTCGTCCCAGCACGACCGGTATTCATGGTCTGGCTCCTTGGTTCCGCGACGTCGACAGCCTGAGCGATCTGGTCACGCTGCCGCAGTACCTGCGAAAGAACGGCTACACCTCTTACTCGACCGGCAAGATCTTTCACGGCAACTACGGCCGTCATCCGAAAAAGGATGACGAGTTCGATCATCTTGGTCCGGCATCGGCCGTCGGCGCCAAGCCGAAAGAAAAACTGGTGCAAACGCCAGCGCCTCATCCGCTGGTCGACTGGGGGACCTTCCCACATCGCGACGAAGATAAGGGAGATTACCACGTCGCCAGCTGGGCGGTCGAAACGCTCGACAACAAACCGAAAGAGCCCTTCTTCCTGTCGGTCGGTTTCTTCCTGCCGCATGTTCCTTGCTATGCGACGCAGAAGTGGTTTGATCTTTATCCGGAAGACGAAGTCCAACTCCCGCCGTTCATGCAAGAGGATCGAGACGATACGCCCCGCTTCTCGTGGTATCTGCACTGGAAGCTCCCTGAACCGCGTCAAAAGTTCCTGGTCGAGTCGGGCGAGTGGCGCAATCTGGTCCGCTCGTACTTGGCCTGCACTAGCTTCGTCGACGATCAAGTTGGTCGCGTCATGAAGGCGCTCGAAGCGAACGGCTACGCCGACAACACCGTCGTCGTTCTCTGGTCCGACCATGGTTGGCACTTGGGCGAAAAAGGAATCACCGGCAAGAACACGCTTTGGGATCGTTCGACTCGCGTCCCGCTGATCTTCGCCGGCCCCGGCGTGGCGATCCAAGGGAAATGCACGCAGCCGGTCGAACTGCTCGACATCTATCCGACGCTCATCGACTTGTGCGGCCTGCCGGCCAAGGGCGATCTGGAAGGACTCTCGCTAACGCCGCAACTGCAAGATGCGAAAGCCGAGCGCGAACGTCCGGCGATCACGACGCACAACCAAGGCAACCACGGCATCCGTACCGAAAAATGGCGTTACATTCACTACGCCGACGGTTCGGAAGAGCTGTACGACATGCAGTCCGACCCGCAGGAAATCAACAACCTCGCCGACAAACCGGAGCTAGCCGAGGTCAAAAAGGAACTTGCGTCGTGGCTGCCGAAAGTCGACGTCCACGCGGCGCCTGGCAGCGCCCATCGCATTTTGACCTACGATGACAACATCCCGATCTGGGAAGGGGAAGTCATTCACAAGGACGATCCAATTCCGGAGCTGTAA
- a CDS encoding type II toxin-antitoxin system RelE/ParE family toxin: MRDKCRFIATQPDVGDAREELGTGIRATAFGRFVIFFRYRTSDVEIVRILSGDQDPKLL; encoded by the coding sequence ATCCGCGACAAATGCCGATTCATCGCAACGCAGCCGGATGTCGGAGATGCGCGTGAGGAACTCGGGACCGGTATCCGGGCAACTGCGTTTGGTCGATTCGTGATCTTCTTTCGGTATCGCACTTCCGACGTGGAAATCGTTCGCATTCTTAGCGGCGACCAAGATCCCAAGCTTCTTTAG
- a CDS encoding tRNA modification GTPase, with product MSAALEDTIVAIGSGASGALRGVVRISGVGAYDCVKSWIELCDPPESFGRTSAMATATARIADRQLACDLYYWPNERSYTRQPSIEIHTIGSRPLLEEMVAAACRHGARMAEPGEFTLRAFLAGRLDLTQAEAVLGVIDAEGDARLKQSLAQLAGGLSSPLADARTKLLELLAHLEAGLDFVEEDIEFITSDELCAQLEEARGSVDHALTQLIGRDAGDEMIKVVFCGAPNVGKSSLFNAIVGEEAAIVADLAGTTRDTLVRAIVIGGEQVALIDTAGQEEAAAGPLQSAQRLGGQQVERADLRVICWDAGREATEAERKLWDAAPEERRLLVFTKCDLAAPTISAAVATSSTTGEGIAELRKAIAEKLAQMPATEDATAARCRASLQQAAESLSAALTAAENGLGEELVAVEIRMALAELGRVVGAIATDDILDVIFSRFCIGK from the coding sequence ATGTCGGCCGCACTGGAAGACACCATCGTGGCGATCGGCAGCGGCGCAAGCGGAGCGCTGCGAGGCGTAGTGCGCATCAGCGGCGTCGGCGCCTATGACTGCGTGAAGTCCTGGATCGAACTTTGCGACCCGCCCGAATCCTTCGGGCGAACGTCGGCGATGGCGACCGCAACGGCTCGCATCGCCGATCGTCAGCTGGCGTGCGATCTCTACTATTGGCCGAACGAGCGGAGTTATACGCGGCAACCGTCGATTGAAATCCATACGATCGGCTCGCGTCCGCTGCTGGAAGAGATGGTCGCCGCCGCTTGTCGCCATGGGGCGCGGATGGCCGAGCCCGGGGAATTCACGCTCCGCGCGTTTCTCGCTGGGCGACTGGATTTGACCCAGGCTGAAGCGGTCCTCGGTGTGATCGACGCCGAAGGGGACGCCCGATTGAAGCAGTCGCTTGCGCAACTTGCCGGCGGACTTTCTTCCCCGTTGGCGGACGCGCGTACCAAGTTGCTCGAACTTCTCGCTCACTTGGAAGCTGGACTCGACTTTGTCGAAGAGGACATTGAGTTCATCACTTCCGACGAACTGTGCGCTCAACTGGAAGAAGCCCGCGGATCCGTTGATCATGCCCTCACGCAATTGATTGGCCGCGACGCCGGAGACGAAATGATCAAGGTCGTCTTCTGCGGCGCTCCAAACGTCGGCAAGAGCAGTCTTTTCAACGCGATTGTCGGCGAAGAGGCGGCGATCGTCGCCGATTTGGCCGGGACGACGCGCGATACGTTGGTCCGTGCGATCGTGATCGGCGGCGAACAAGTGGCGCTGATTGATACGGCAGGGCAGGAAGAAGCGGCGGCGGGTCCGCTGCAATCGGCTCAGCGACTGGGAGGCCAGCAGGTGGAGCGGGCCGACTTGCGGGTGATCTGCTGGGATGCCGGACGAGAAGCGACCGAAGCGGAGCGGAAGCTATGGGACGCGGCGCCGGAAGAACGCCGGTTGTTGGTCTTCACCAAGTGCGACCTGGCGGCACCGACCATCTCCGCCGCCGTGGCGACCAGTTCTACGACGGGGGAGGGAATCGCGGAGCTCCGCAAGGCGATCGCCGAGAAGCTGGCTCAGATGCCGGCGACCGAAGATGCGACGGCGGCTCGCTGTCGAGCGAGTCTCCAACAGGCGGCAGAGTCGCTATCGGCGGCGCTAACCGCAGCGGAGAACGGTTTAGGGGAAGAATTGGTCGCCGTCGAGATTCGGATGGCGCTGGCGGAACTGGGACGCGTCGTCGGAGCGATCGCAACCGATGACATTCTGGACGTCATCTTCAGCCGCTTCTGTATTGGCAAATAA
- the tsaB gene encoding tRNA (adenosine(37)-N6)-threonylcarbamoyltransferase complex dimerization subunit type 1 TsaB — MKLLALETSLRQSSFALLEGDQLLRQVELDPSLRTAAAITPALDETFREVGWKPTEIELIAVSHGPGSFTGLRIGVATAKALAYVAKAEVLGIDTLRVIAAQSPAEVDTVLTIIDAQRQELFTAKYQRDAADWVVASTTEIVEIDAWLAALSPGDCVSGTALSKLQGEIPTGVEILPETCWRPMAATVGQLAWADYQAGARGDHWKLAPQYYRKSAAEEKLEEKA; from the coding sequence ATGAAGCTGCTGGCACTTGAGACCTCGCTTCGCCAATCTTCCTTTGCCTTGCTGGAGGGGGATCAACTGTTGCGACAGGTAGAACTCGACCCGTCGCTCCGCACCGCCGCCGCGATCACACCGGCTCTGGACGAAACCTTTCGTGAAGTTGGCTGGAAACCGACCGAGATCGAGTTGATCGCCGTTTCGCATGGCCCCGGATCCTTTACGGGCTTACGGATCGGCGTTGCGACCGCCAAAGCGCTCGCCTACGTCGCCAAGGCGGAAGTCCTGGGGATTGATACTTTGCGCGTGATCGCCGCCCAGTCTCCGGCCGAAGTCGATACGGTTCTGACCATCATCGACGCTCAGCGGCAGGAACTATTCACAGCGAAATACCAGCGTGACGCCGCCGATTGGGTCGTCGCCAGTACGACGGAGATCGTCGAGATCGACGCCTGGCTCGCGGCGCTATCTCCCGGCGATTGCGTCAGCGGAACCGCCCTCTCCAAGCTGCAGGGGGAGATCCCGACCGGCGTCGAAATCCTGCCCGAAACTTGCTGGCGACCGATGGCGGCAACCGTCGGACAGTTAGCCTGGGCCGACTATCAAGCCGGAGCTCGCGGCGACCACTGGAAACTGGCCCCGCAGTACTACCGCAAAAGTGCGGCCGAGGAAAAATTGGAAGAGAAGGCGTAG
- a CDS encoding anti-sigma factor family protein, whose translation MNHAKLSCKEIYEYLADFLDQALPTNQQEVMETHLEHCPCCKHYLDNYRETLILGKAACCNKMNPPPPAPDALINAILAARQQGNEENPPAE comes from the coding sequence ATGAACCACGCCAAACTATCCTGCAAAGAAATCTACGAGTACCTCGCTGATTTTCTCGACCAAGCGCTTCCCACCAACCAGCAAGAGGTGATGGAAACGCACCTCGAGCATTGCCCTTGCTGCAAGCATTACCTCGACAACTACCGCGAAACGTTGATCCTGGGCAAAGCGGCTTGCTGCAACAAGATGAACCCTCCCCCACCGGCTCCGGACGCGCTGATCAACGCGATCCTGGCCGCTCGGCAACAAGGGAACGAAGAGAATCCGCCGGCCGAATAA
- a CDS encoding sigma-70 family RNA polymerase sigma factor: MESFQRPLADPFVTEAELVQGLQSGDPAAFERLVRDYSGRMLAVARRFLTQEQDAQDALQDAFLSAFRSIERFEGNSQLSTWLHRIVVNASLMKLRTRRRKPEKPIDDLLPQFVSNGHRDGHEPAWAVTIDTAVNDREIRELVRTKISELPESYRTVLLLRDIEQMSTEETAEVLELSPGAVKTRLHRARQALKSLLDPHMQGA, translated from the coding sequence ATGGAAAGTTTTCAACGTCCACTCGCCGATCCCTTCGTAACCGAAGCCGAATTGGTGCAGGGGTTACAGTCGGGCGATCCGGCCGCTTTCGAGCGTTTGGTGCGAGACTACAGCGGGCGAATGCTCGCCGTAGCCCGTCGTTTTCTGACCCAGGAGCAAGATGCCCAGGATGCGTTGCAAGATGCGTTCCTGTCAGCATTTCGGTCCATTGAACGGTTCGAGGGAAACTCGCAACTTTCGACCTGGCTCCACCGGATTGTGGTCAACGCGTCGCTGATGAAGCTGCGGACGCGTCGCCGGAAGCCGGAGAAGCCGATTGATGATTTGTTGCCGCAATTTGTGAGTAACGGTCATCGCGACGGTCATGAACCGGCTTGGGCCGTTACCATTGATACCGCCGTTAACGACCGCGAGATTCGCGAACTTGTCCGGACGAAGATTTCCGAATTGCCAGAATCCTACCGAACCGTTTTGCTCCTCCGCGACATCGAACAGATGAGCACCGAAGAAACGGCGGAAGTTTTGGAACTGTCGCCCGGCGCTGTAAAAACGCGACTTCATCGGGCACGCCAAGCGCTCAAATCCTTGCTAGATCCTCATATGCAAGGTGCATGA
- a CDS encoding YidC/Oxa1 family insertase periplasmic-domain containing protein — MERRVIAFCLIAAAMFMTMNLLSRNKNADEQKPDAEVAQNDDQPKGADADSKKAEIKPAEDEAEKVEEKQQPRKFVTLGSVDSDVADMLVTFDSRGGAVSRIELPADRFHSLEDRRLGGYFGWLMPFDAAAGCEIRIVGPGTPAAIATPKEASSGVGLQVGDIIKNLAGFEVVDVESYVDALKQTKAGDEIEVVVERKGADAVSLLTYTAKLTDTPLEVIKPEVSDVVDKVTGLSRTVEHPSAYLTSLARINGSVIPVEGKMVADMPLVEKNWRLVENEDPTIVQFETLVTPEDLPQGVRFARLRLVKTYQLPTRPVEGVADPNYKPYGLKYTLQVFNDGEEAVDAAFRQFGATGLPTEGWWYSNKISRGWGGAGLRDVVWEDSRGDYEMFTVANIVAKYEDLESDRQVSMFKVDEQVKAKFAGVDAVYFASAMVFDNPEKDPTLSRGAAFVAAAVSDVMKQKTDCTYRLDGSPTTIQPGDKPFEMSCTIFSGPKKSELLALYGLENLEYFGWFHYVSTALLGVLHFMHDYLYIPYGLGIIFLTLMVRSALFPLSRKQARNMLIQQQLAPEMKKISERYKDDPIKQRQAQQELFTKYNFNPLGGCGVMFLQLPIFLGLYRALAVDIQLRQAPFIPGIQWCSNLAAPDQFWYWVGVLPDFMTSIPSTSFPTSFLFLGPYLNLLPLVTIALFLVQQKMFMPPPTDEQQKMQQQMMTYMMVFIGFMFFRVPSGLCIYFITQSVWGIVERKLIPKPQLPDLSDTIESTATPKKPKKRPPGKK, encoded by the coding sequence GTGGAACGTCGCGTAATCGCGTTTTGTCTTATCGCTGCCGCGATGTTCATGACGATGAACTTGCTCAGTCGCAACAAGAATGCCGACGAGCAGAAACCGGACGCCGAGGTCGCTCAGAACGACGACCAGCCGAAAGGCGCAGACGCCGACAGCAAAAAGGCGGAGATCAAACCGGCGGAAGACGAAGCCGAAAAGGTCGAAGAAAAGCAGCAGCCGCGCAAGTTCGTGACCCTCGGATCGGTCGACTCGGACGTAGCCGACATGCTGGTGACGTTCGACTCTCGCGGCGGCGCCGTGTCGCGAATCGAATTGCCGGCCGACCGATTCCACAGTCTCGAAGATCGCCGGCTCGGCGGTTATTTCGGTTGGCTGATGCCGTTTGACGCAGCCGCGGGTTGCGAAATCCGGATTGTTGGCCCGGGAACTCCGGCCGCGATCGCGACTCCCAAAGAAGCCTCCTCCGGAGTTGGTCTCCAGGTGGGGGACATTATCAAGAACCTCGCCGGCTTCGAGGTGGTTGACGTCGAATCTTATGTCGACGCTTTGAAGCAAACCAAAGCCGGCGACGAGATCGAAGTCGTCGTGGAGCGCAAAGGCGCCGACGCCGTTTCGCTTCTCACCTACACGGCCAAGCTGACCGATACGCCGCTCGAAGTGATCAAGCCGGAAGTGTCGGACGTGGTCGACAAGGTGACTGGACTGTCCAGAACGGTCGAACATCCTTCCGCCTATCTGACGTCGTTGGCCCGCATCAACGGCTCGGTGATTCCAGTCGAAGGGAAGATGGTCGCCGACATGCCGCTGGTCGAAAAGAACTGGCGCCTGGTCGAAAACGAAGATCCGACGATCGTTCAGTTTGAAACGCTGGTCACGCCGGAAGATCTGCCGCAAGGAGTTCGTTTCGCTCGTTTGCGTCTGGTTAAAACGTATCAGCTGCCGACGCGACCGGTCGAAGGGGTCGCCGATCCAAACTACAAACCTTATGGCTTGAAGTACACGCTGCAAGTCTTCAACGACGGCGAAGAAGCGGTCGACGCCGCGTTCCGCCAGTTCGGAGCGACTGGCCTGCCGACCGAAGGTTGGTGGTATAGCAACAAGATCTCGCGCGGTTGGGGTGGCGCCGGTCTTCGCGACGTCGTCTGGGAAGACTCCCGCGGCGACTACGAAATGTTCACCGTCGCCAATATCGTCGCCAAATATGAAGACCTGGAGAGCGACCGCCAGGTGTCGATGTTCAAGGTCGACGAGCAAGTGAAGGCGAAGTTCGCCGGCGTCGACGCCGTTTACTTCGCTTCGGCGATGGTTTTCGACAATCCGGAAAAAGATCCGACCCTTTCGCGTGGCGCTGCGTTTGTCGCCGCCGCCGTCAGCGACGTGATGAAGCAGAAGACCGACTGCACCTATCGCCTGGATGGTTCGCCGACGACGATTCAGCCCGGCGACAAGCCGTTTGAAATGTCGTGCACGATCTTCTCCGGTCCGAAGAAGAGCGAGCTGTTGGCGCTTTATGGTCTGGAAAACCTGGAGTACTTCGGCTGGTTCCATTACGTGTCGACCGCGCTGCTCGGCGTGCTCCACTTCATGCACGATTACCTCTACATCCCGTATGGTCTGGGGATCATCTTCCTGACGCTGATGGTTCGCTCGGCTCTCTTCCCACTGAGCCGGAAGCAGGCCCGCAACATGCTGATCCAACAGCAGCTTGCGCCGGAGATGAAGAAGATCAGCGAGAGGTACAAGGATGACCCGATCAAGCAGCGCCAGGCGCAGCAAGAGTTGTTCACCAAGTACAACTTCAACCCGCTCGGCGGCTGCGGCGTCATGTTCCTGCAGTTGCCGATCTTCCTGGGGCTCTATCGAGCCTTGGCGGTCGACATTCAGCTCCGTCAGGCTCCGTTTATTCCAGGCATTCAATGGTGCTCGAACCTGGCCGCGCCGGATCAATTCTGGTACTGGGTCGGCGTGCTTCCTGACTTTATGACGAGCATTCCGTCGACCAGCTTCCCGACCAGTTTCTTGTTCCTCGGACCCTACTTGAATCTGTTGCCGCTGGTAACGATCGCGTTGTTCCTGGTGCAGCAGAAGATGTTCATGCCGCCGCCGACCGATGAGCAGCAGAAGATGCAGCAGCAGATGATGACCTACATGATGGTCTTCATCGGCTTCATGTTCTTCCGCGTCCCGTCCGGTTTGTGCATCTACTTCATCACGCAAAGCGTCTGGGGGATTGTCGAGCGGAAGTTGATTCCGAAGCCGCAGTTGCCCGATCTTTCGGACACGATTGAATCGACCGCGACGCCGAAGAAACCGAAGAAGCGTCCGCCGGGCAAGAAGTAG
- a CDS encoding type II toxin-antitoxin system ParD family antitoxin — protein MNLSLPTEFDDFIQSLVKQGRFSSAEEAVAAGIRLLQTQESLRQEIAKGARQLDAGEAFDEDEVFAEVKAAISKIESERS, from the coding sequence ATGAACTTGTCACTTCCCACCGAATTCGACGATTTCATCCAATCGCTTGTGAAACAGGGGCGGTTCTCCTCAGCTGAAGAAGCGGTCGCCGCAGGAATCCGCTTGCTGCAAACTCAGGAATCGCTACGCCAGGAAATCGCCAAAGGGGCTCGACAACTCGACGCCGGCGAAGCTTTTGACGAGGACGAAGTTTTCGCGGAAGTAAAAGCTGCGATTTCTAAAATCGAATCAGAGCGTTCCTAA